One genomic segment of Impatiens glandulifera chromosome 6, dImpGla2.1, whole genome shotgun sequence includes these proteins:
- the LOC124943686 gene encoding protein TIFY 6B-like, with protein sequence MEWSFSTKPFFKPSPQDEGSRKTGFESLPGAEILTVSSPQGFVQKKFSGINYTIESYPIHSGGDNKEISSQLNRTFLPIVGTTDLRHDFRTTSKVPAQLTIFYNGQVYVFDDISPEKARAIMLLAGNGHSISNKIDMQKIPKSSHFDNCVKGQTLNVSIPFWKEIENRQKSVVNLPLMSPNVKLEPTKGSQSHVPMVAVPQARKASLARFLEKRKERVLNAASPYIKKSQEFVSEGKSLSMNSSWNSTKS encoded by the exons ATGGAATGGTCCTTCTCAACCAAGCCCTTCTTTAAGCCTTCACCTCAAGATGAAGGCTCTCGAAAGACAGGTTTTGAGTCTCTTCCCGGAGCCGAAATCTTGACGGTTTCGAGCCCCCAAGGATTTGTTCAG AAGAAGTTTAGTGGAATCAATTATACGATTGAATCATATCCTATTCATAGTGGCGGCGATAACAAAGAAATCTCGAGCCAATTAAACCGAACATTTCTCCCAATTGTGGGTACTACTGATTTAAG GCATGATTTTAGGACTACCTCTAAAGTTCCGGCTCAATTGACCATCTTCTACAATGGCCAAGTGTATGTTTTTGATGACATATCACCCGAAAAG GCTCGGGCCATCATGTTATTGGCTGGGAATGGTCATTCTATTTCCAATAAAATCGATATGCAAAAGATCCCCAAGTCGTCGCACTTCGATAATTGTGTAAAAGGCCAGACGCTCAATGTTTCAATACCATTCTGGAAAGAAATTGAAAATCGACAAAAATCTGTAGTCAATCTTCCTTTGATGTCTCCTAATGTCAAATTGGAGCCTACTAAAGGAAGCCAATCCCATGTTCCAATGG TAGCGGTTCCACAGGCTAGGAAAGCCTCCTTGGCGCGGTTCTTGGAGAAGCGCAAAGAgag GGTACTGAATGCTGCATCCCCATACATCAAGAAATCTCAAGAATTTGTGTCTGAAGGCAAAAGCTTGTCTATGAACTCTTCATGGAATTCAACTAAGAGCTAG
- the LOC124942918 gene encoding uncharacterized GPI-anchored protein At3g06035-like: MVSLINLHSWFLLCFTLFLVSSLLLPQSVTCKDSDEDDVLQGINNYRQSLQLPELTKNKKAGCLADEIADQMDKKPCPSIVTITGQSPLSTYSTLVNKCKIEPSSATDGIVLPVCVPKLTSTLVLSNYTRSPFARYLNDSKYTGAGMGSKDDWMIMVLTTNTQSGSFESGVGCLGYSKVGLVMMFFLVGGLFIN; encoded by the exons ATGGTATCTTTAATCAATCTCCATTCATGGTTTCTCCTCTGTTTCACCCTGTTTCTTGTTTCATCTCTTTTGTTACCTCAATCTGTCACATGCAAGG ATAGCGACGAGGACGATGTTCTTCAAGGAATCAACAATTATCGACAATCACTTCAACTTCCCGAACTAACAAAGAACAAGAAAGCCGGTTGTCTAGCCGACGAAATCGCCGACCAAATGGATAAGAAACCGTGTCCATCTATAGTCACAATCACGGGTCAATCGCCGCTATCAACATACTCGACACTTGTGAACAAGTGCAAAATCGAACCTAGTTCCGCGACGGATGGCATTGTGTTGCCTGTTTGCGTGCCGAAACTCACATCCACACTTGTTTTGAGTAACTATACGCGATCGCCTTTCGCGAGGTATTTGAATGATAGTAAGTATACCGGAGCGGGGATGGGGTCGAAGGATGATTGGATGATTATGGTTTTGACGACGAATACTCAAAGTGGGAGTTTTGAGAGTGGGGTTGGTTGTTTGGGGTATTCGAAAGTTGGGTTGGTTATGATGTTTTtcttggtgggtggtttgtttATTAACTAG
- the LOC124942097 gene encoding signal peptidase complex subunit 3A-like — MHTFGYRANAVLTFAVMVLALMCAATSFTDKFNTPSPSAHVQVLNINWFQKSIQGNDEVSFTLNITANLQSLFTWNTKQAFVFLAAEYETPKNVLNQVSLWDGIIGSKEHAKFSIHTTNKYRFSDQGSNLRGKDFNLTLYWHIMPKIGKMLEDKIVLTGFSLPKQYS, encoded by the exons atgcaTACCTTCGGTTATAGAGCAAATGCCGTTCTTACATTCGCCGTCATGGTGCTTGCCTTGATGTGCGCCGCAACTTCTTTCACAGACAAGTTCAACACTCCTTCTCCTTCCGCTCATGTTCAG GTTTTGAACATTAACTGGTTCCAGAAATCCATTCAGGGTAACGACGAG GTTAGCTTCACATTGAATATAACCGCAAACTTGCAATCACTGTTTACATGGAACACAAAACAG GCTTTTGTGTTTCTAGCTGCTGAATACGAAACCCCAAAGAATGTCCTAAATCAG GTTTCATTGTGGGATGGAATCATAGGTTCTAAAGAGCATGCCAAATTCTCAATCCATACAACAAACAAATACCGATTCAGCGATCAA GGAAGCAATCTTCGAGGGAAAGACTTTAACTTGACTCTTTACTGGCATATCATGCCCAAGATCGGTAAAATGCTCGAagataaaatagttttaactGGATTTAGTTTGCCCAAGCAATacagttaa
- the LOC124942127 gene encoding nudix hydrolase 18, mitochondrial-like: MISIAASRTGRHLQRYIDGCRQVVGCIPYRFRKKNQSFYGSSIGEEDIEVLLVSSQKGQAWLFPKGGWENDESIEIAARRETLEEAGVVGDVKSELGRWRYKSKSQEIFHDGYMFSLLVKEQLEVWPEKDARRRVWMTMNEARERCPHSWMREALDVFELQLIHLRQQEHDENDDDDDDVDDDDKKEDGSNCAMEFLMSEEQRASRKKGGDDLIMCYNFVC, from the exons atgatttccaTAGCTGCTTCCCGCACCGGCAGACATCTCCAACGTTATATCGACGGTTGTCGTCAAGTTGTCgg ATGTATTCCTTACAGATTCAGGAAAAAGAATCAATCTTTTTATGGATCTTCAATTGGAGAAGAAGATATTGAAGTTCTTCTTGTTAGTTCTCAAAAGGGTCAAGCTTGGTTATTCCCCaag GGTGGATGGGAGAATGATGAAAGTATAGAAATTGCTGCCCGGAGAGAGACTTTAGAGGAAGCTGGAGTGGTTGGAGATGTTAAA AGTGAATTGGGAAGATGGAGATATAAGAGTAAAAGTCAAGAGATATTTCATGATGGATATATGTTTTCTCTTTTAGTTAAAGAACAACTTGAAGTTTGGCCTGAGAAAGATGCCCGGAGAAGAGTATGG ATGACTATGAATGAAGCTAGAGAAAGATGTCCTCATTCATGGATGAGAGAAGCTCTTGATGTGTTTGAGCTTCAACTCATTCATTTACGCCAACAAGAACACGATGAAAATGACGACGATGATGACGACGTCGACGACGATGACAAAAAAGAAGATGGATCGAATTGCGCTATGGAGTTCTTGATGTCGGAAGAACAAAGAGCTTCGAGAAAGAAAGGGGGAGATGATTTAATTATGTGTTATAACTTTGTGTGTTGA